TTGTCGAGGAAGCGCATCACGTCCTCGACGAAGCCCTTCTCGTCCTTCCACTGGTCCCACGTCTCGAGGTTCAGCGACGACAGGCAGCACACCGCGGTGCGATCGTTGCCGAGGTGATCCTTCCCCGTTGGCAACGTGATCTCGCTGCACAGGTTCGACGTCGACACCTTCAGCCCCAGCTCGCGGTGATGCTTGGGCATCGTCGAGTTCACATGGTCGGCGAAGACGATGTACGGCTCACCGGTGGCAAGGCGGGTCTCGACCAGCTTCTGGAACAGCGCGCGCGCATCGACGGTCGCGCGGACCGATCCGTCCTTGGGGCTCTTGAGGTGCCATTCGGCGCCGTCGCGCACAGCCGCCATGAACGCGTCGGGGATCAGCACGCCGTGGTGCAGATTGAGCGCCTTGCGGTTGAAGTCGCCCGATGGTTTGCGAATCTCGAGGAACTCCTCGATCTCGGGGTGCGAGATGTCGAGGTAGCAGGCCGCCGAGCCGCGACGCAGCGAACCCTGCGAGATCGCAAGCGTCAGCGAATCCATGACGCGCACGAACGGGATGATCCCGCTGGTCTTGCCGTTGAGTCCGACCGGTTCGCCGATGCCGCGCACGTTGCCCCAATAAGTGCCGATCCCGCCACCGCGGCTGGCGAGCCAGACGTTCTCGTTCCAGGTCTGCACGATGCCGTCCAGGCTGTCCGGCACCGAGTTGAGGTAGCAGCTGATCGGCAGCCCGCGCCCGGTGCCACCGTTCGACAGCACCGGCGTGGCGGGCATGAACCACAGCCGCGAGATATAGTCGTACAGCCGCTGCGCATGCGCGGCATCGTCGGCATAGGCAGACGCGACGCGAACGAACAGGTCCTGGTAGCTTTCGCCGGGCAGCAGGTAGCGGTCCTTCAGCGTTTCCTTGCCAAAGTCGGTGAGCAAGGCGTCGCGGCTATGATCGACGTCCAGCGGAAAGGGCTGGTTGCGTGCACCGTGCTTGGCGATCGCTTCCTCGGTGGTCGCCGCGTCGATCGCAGCGGTGTCGATCGTCTCGCTCGTCATCGCGTCCCCGTTCGTGGTCGTGAAGTTCATGCGCTCGCATCCCGCCTGTCTATCGTGCGATCCGTGCGGATCGGCTGTTCGAAAACGTTGCCGATCCGCGCCACGGCTGGTGAGCGCAATCCGGGAACGGACCATCTGCTTACCACCGATAGCGCCGGTACCCGGCCTCTACCTCTACAGATTGTGGCAGATGCGCGATCGGAGCAAGTCCTGCGATAGGGTCGCAAGCGGCCATATGTGCGACGACGCGCGGACTTCCGCCGATTTCGCGAATGCAAGCCGCACAAAAAATTTTTACGCGATGCGCAGCGGCGGGCGGTCGACTCGGCGCCGCGGTTGCCCCCGCCGCGTCACGGTTTATACACCGGGCGCATGACGACCGTGATCCGTACCGCCGACCTGATCGAGAGCGTCGCCGACGCGCTGCAGTTCATCAGTTACTATCATCCGATGGATTATATCCGCGCGCTCGGCGACGCCTATGAGGCCGAGCAATCGCCGGCCGCGAAGGACGCGATCGCGCAGATCCTGACCAACAGCCGAATGTGCGCGGAGGGGCATCGCCCGATCTGCCAGGACACCGGCATCGTCAATGTGTTCGTGAAATGGGGCATGGACTGCCGCCTCGACGACAACAGCCGCTCGATGCAGGAGGTCGTGGACGAGGGGGTGCGGCGGGCCTACCTCCATCCCGAGAACAAGCTGCGCGCCAGCGTACTGGCCGATCCCGCCTTCACGCGCCGCAATACCAAGGACAACACGCCGTGCGTGCTCCACGTCGAGCTGGTGCCGGGCAACACGGTGTCCGTCGATGTCGCGGCCAAGGGCGGCGGCAGCGAGAACAAATCGAAGTTCAAGATGATGAACCCCAGCGACTCGATCGTCGACTGGGTGGTGGAGATGTTGCCGCAGATGGGCGCGGGCTGGTGCCCGCCGGGGATGCTGGGCATCGGCATCGGCGGCACCGCGGAACATTGCGTCCTGCTGGCCAAGCAGGCGCTGATGGAGCCGATCGATATGGGGCCGCTGAAGGCGCGCGGACCGCGCAATGACCTGGAGGCACTGCGCATCGAGATCTTCGACAAGGTCAATGCGCTGGGCATCGGCGCGCAGGGGCTGGGTGGGCTCTCGACGATTCTCGACGTGAAGATCAAGGACGCGCCGTGCCATGCCGCGGGAAAGCCGGTGGCGATGATCCCGAACTGCGCCGCCACGCGCCACGCGCACTTCACGCTCGACGGCAGCGGGCCGGCGTATCTGGAGGCGCCGAAGCTGGCCGAATGGCCGGACGTGAACTGGACGCCCGACAAGGCCGCGATCCGCGTCGATCTCGATGCGCTGACGCCGGAGGTGGTCGCGTCATGGAAGCATGGCGACCGGCTGCTGCTGAACGGCAAGATGCTGACCGGGCGCGATGCGGCGCACAAGCGGATCGCCGACATGCTGGCGAAGGGCGAGGCGCTGCCGGTCGATTTCCGGGGGCGTGTCATCTACTACGTCGGTCCGGTCGATCCGGTCGGCGAGGAAGTGGTGGGCCCGGCCGGCCCGACGACCGCGACGCGGATGGACAAGTTCACGCGCATGATGCTCGACCAGGGTCTTCTCGCGATGGTCGGGAAGGCCGAGCGCGGCCCGGCGGCGACCGACGCGATCCGCGAGGCGGGCAGCGCCTATTTGATGGCGGTCGGCGGGGCGGCCTATCTGGTCGCGCGCGCGGTCAAGGGCAGCAAGGTGGTCGGGTTCGCAGACCTGGGCATGGAGGCGATCTACGAGTTCGAGGTGTCCGACTTCCCGGTGACGGTGGCGGTGGATGCCGAAGGCAACAACGTCCACCAGCTCGCCCCGCTGGTGTGGCGCGAGAAGATCGCGCGCGAGGGACTGCTGGTAGG
The genomic region above belongs to Sphingomonas phyllosphaerae 5.2 and contains:
- a CDS encoding ribonucleoside-diphosphate reductase subunit alpha, producing the protein MNFTTTNGDAMTSETIDTAAIDAATTEEAIAKHGARNQPFPLDVDHSRDALLTDFGKETLKDRYLLPGESYQDLFVRVASAYADDAAHAQRLYDYISRLWFMPATPVLSNGGTGRGLPISCYLNSVPDSLDGIVQTWNENVWLASRGGGIGTYWGNVRGIGEPVGLNGKTSGIIPFVRVMDSLTLAISQGSLRRGSAACYLDISHPEIEEFLEIRKPSGDFNRKALNLHHGVLIPDAFMAAVRDGAEWHLKSPKDGSVRATVDARALFQKLVETRLATGEPYIVFADHVNSTMPKHHRELGLKVSTSNLCSEITLPTGKDHLGNDRTAVCCLSSLNLETWDQWKDEKGFVEDVMRFLDNVLQDYIDRHEPGMERAAYSAARERSVGLGVMGFHSFLQARGLPFEGAMAKSWNLRMFKQINAQVNEASMVLAHERGPCPDAADVGVMERFSCKMAIAPTASISIICGGTSACIEPIPANIYTHKTLSGSFAVKNPYLEKLFNEKSKNAEAVWNSILEHGGSVQHLDFLTTEEKDCYKTSFEIDQRWLLELAGDRTPYIDQAQSLNLFIPADVEKWDLLMLHFRAWELGIKSLYYLRSKSVQRAGFAGSEGSGGVEADNTIATPKFSIGETTDYDECLACQ
- a CDS encoding fumarate hydratase, producing MTTVIRTADLIESVADALQFISYYHPMDYIRALGDAYEAEQSPAAKDAIAQILTNSRMCAEGHRPICQDTGIVNVFVKWGMDCRLDDNSRSMQEVVDEGVRRAYLHPENKLRASVLADPAFTRRNTKDNTPCVLHVELVPGNTVSVDVAAKGGGSENKSKFKMMNPSDSIVDWVVEMLPQMGAGWCPPGMLGIGIGGTAEHCVLLAKQALMEPIDMGPLKARGPRNDLEALRIEIFDKVNALGIGAQGLGGLSTILDVKIKDAPCHAAGKPVAMIPNCAATRHAHFTLDGSGPAYLEAPKLAEWPDVNWTPDKAAIRVDLDALTPEVVASWKHGDRLLLNGKMLTGRDAAHKRIADMLAKGEALPVDFRGRVIYYVGPVDPVGEEVVGPAGPTTATRMDKFTRMMLDQGLLAMVGKAERGPAATDAIREAGSAYLMAVGGAAYLVARAVKGSKVVGFADLGMEAIYEFEVSDFPVTVAVDAEGNNVHQLAPLVWREKIAREGLLVGA